The following are encoded together in the Lepidochelys kempii isolate rLepKem1 chromosome 7, rLepKem1.hap2, whole genome shotgun sequence genome:
- the ADRA2A gene encoding alpha-2A adrenergic receptor, whose translation MFNLENPFTERGRFLSAMEYQHQLEEEGYPPPGGNGSLNESDAGPRGGTPYPLHTTLTLISLAGLLMLFTIFGNVLVIIAVFTSRGLKAPQNLFLVSLASADILVATLVIPFSLANEVMGYWYFGKVWCEIYLALDVLFCTSSIVHLCAISLDRYWSITQAIEYNLKRTPRRIKCIIFIVWVISAVISFPPLISIEKKNGQQADRAAGCKINDEKWYIISSCIGSFFAPCLIMILVYVRIYQIAKRRTRVPPSKRGEHPNKRQNGLADKEELPAAAKLNGEKVTEGEGGLERELNGIDMEETSSSEHNENHQCRKQGRPQRCKGKTKLSQIKPGDSLPRRMEEERNAKASRWRGRQNREKRFTFVLAVVIGVFVICWFPFFFTYTLTAVCKSCSVPDTLFKFFFWFGYCNSSLNPVIYTIFNHDFRRAFKKILCRIDRKRIV comes from the coding sequence ATGTTTAACCTGGAGAACCCGTTCACGGAGAGAGGGCGCTTCCTCTCTGCCATGGAGTACCAGCACCAGCTGGAAGAGGAGGGTTACCCGCCTCCTGGGGGCAACGGGAGCCTGAATGAGAGTGACGCCGGGCCCAGGGGAGGCACACCGTACCCTCTCCACACCACCCTCACCCTTATCAGCCTGGCGGGGCTGCTCATGCTCTTCACCATCTTTGGCAACGTGCTGGTCATCATCGCCGTCTTCACCAGCCGTGGGCTCAAGGCCCCCCAGAACCTCTTCCTGGTCTCCCTGGCCTCAGCTGACATCCTGGTGGCCACGCTGGTCATCCCTTTCTCGCTGGCCAACGAGGTGATGGGCTACTGGTACTTTGGCAAGGTCTGGTGTGAGATCTACCTGGCCTTGGACGTGCTGTTTTGCACCTCCTCCATTGTGCACCTGTGTGCCATCAGCCTGGACCGCTACTGGTCCATCACCCAGGCCATCGAGTATAACCTCAAGCGCACGCCGCGCCGCATCAAGTGCATCATCTTCATCGTCTGGGTCATCTCGGCCGTCATCTCATTCCCGCCCCTCATCTCCATCGAGAAGAAGAACGGGCAGCAGGCCGACCGGGCAGCGGGGTGCAAGATCAACGACGAGAAGTGGTACATCATCTCCTCCTGCATCGGCTCCTTCTTCGCTCCCTGCCTCATCATGATTCTGGTCTATGTTCGTATCTATCAGATTGCCAAGAGGAGAACTCGGGTGCCCCCCAGCAAGAGAGGAGAACACCCCAATAAAAGGCAAAATGGCTTGGCAGATAaggaggagctgccagcagcagccaagCTCAATGGGGAGAAGGTGACGGAGGGAGAAGGAGGGCTGGAGAGGGAACTCAATGGCATAGACATGGAGGAGACTTCCTCCTCGGAGCACAATGAGAACCACCAGTGCAGGAAGCAAGGGAGGCCCCAGAGATGCAAGGGCAAGACCAAGCTGAGCCAGATCAAGCCGGGGGACAGCTTGcccaggaggatggaggaggagaggaacGCCAAAGCGTCCCGGTGGAGGGGCAGGCAGAACCGGGAGAAGCGCTTTACCTTTGTGCTGGCGGTGGTGATCGGGGTCTTCGTCATATGCTGGTTTCCCTTTTTCTTCACCTACACGCTCACCGCTGTCTGCAAGAGCTGCTCCGTGCCCGACACCCTCTTCAAGTTCTTCTTCTGGTTTGGTTACTGCAACAGCTCTCTGAACCCTGTCATCTACACCATCTTCAACCACGACTTCAGGAGGGCCTTCAAAAAGATCCTCTGCAGGATAGACAGGAAAAGGATTGTTTGA